A part of Limihaloglobus sulfuriphilus genomic DNA contains:
- a CDS encoding type IV toxin-antitoxin system AbiEi family antitoxin domain-containing protein codes for MKDKAEIVIESLKKRGIMATREIQKLGVSRQYIRNLNANGRIERIARGFYMLPDQEFSEMQSIVEVSKQVPKGVFCLLSALRIHNFTTQNPFQVWIAIERRAWKPQTKSNTQVRYVRFSGQAFTSGVEVKNIGGIEVKVYSAAKTVADCFKYRNKTGLDVALEALREGWKNKLFTMDELWKYAIICRVENIMRPYLESMVLL; via the coding sequence ATGAAAGACAAAGCTGAAATAGTAATTGAAAGTCTCAAGAAGCGAGGAATAATGGCAACTCGTGAGATCCAGAAACTTGGTGTTTCCCGGCAATACATCAGGAATCTCAATGCCAATGGCAGGATTGAGAGAATAGCCAGAGGCTTCTATATGCTTCCTGATCAAGAATTTTCAGAAATGCAAAGCATAGTCGAAGTCTCAAAACAAGTACCTAAGGGGGTTTTCTGTCTCCTCTCAGCACTGCGTATACACAATTTTACAACCCAGAACCCATTCCAGGTATGGATTGCAATAGAACGAAGAGCCTGGAAACCTCAAACCAAAAGTAACACACAAGTACGTTATGTGCGTTTTTCTGGCCAGGCTTTTACATCTGGTGTTGAGGTTAAAAATATTGGCGGTATCGAGGTAAAAGTTTACTCTGCGGCAAAAACAGTTGCTGATTGCTTCAAATACCGTAACAAGACAGGTCTTGATGTTGCACTCGAAGCCCTTAGAGAGGGATGGAAAAACAAACTCTTTACTATGGATGAACTCTGGAAATACGCAATAATATGCAGAGTTGAGAACATTATGCGCCCATATCTTGAAAGCATGGTTTTATTATGA
- a CDS encoding helix-turn-helix domain-containing protein, whose product MKQKIWITVAACIAYCINKELYRAIDYLKAQVEVLLEKQKKQNKRIMLNDRQRIKIAAKAKQLTRKMFEECTVLFTPDTVLRWYRKLIAEKYDGFKNPKKAGRPPITPEIEALVVKFKKENLRWGYQKIADQINYLGFEISETSVKNILIRNGLDPEPDLTVKSTWHEFLKSHWDVIAACDFFTVELLLRGRLVRCMVFFVIDLSTRKVFYTPIKLQPDGKYMRQAACILTDFEDGFLNGKRYLIHDRDPLFKSHGFHQILKSSGVEPIKLPPRSPDLNSVAERYVKTVKFECLNQLILTSVEQLEYVLKEFGQYYHHERIHQSLGGFIEPKHKIDDNAEIQCIERLGGLLKSYHRLAA is encoded by the coding sequence ATGAAACAGAAAATATGGATTACAGTAGCAGCCTGTATTGCTTATTGCATCAACAAGGAACTATATCGTGCCATTGACTACCTCAAGGCTCAGGTTGAAGTATTGCTTGAAAAGCAGAAGAAGCAGAATAAACGTATTATGCTCAATGACAGGCAGCGTATCAAGATTGCAGCTAAAGCAAAACAGCTCACACGTAAAATGTTTGAGGAGTGCACTGTGCTGTTTACGCCGGATACGGTACTCCGCTGGTACAGAAAGTTAATTGCTGAGAAGTATGATGGATTCAAAAATCCTAAGAAGGCCGGTAGACCACCTATAACGCCAGAGATAGAAGCGCTCGTAGTCAAGTTTAAGAAAGAGAATCTACGTTGGGGTTATCAGAAAATAGCTGACCAGATCAACTACCTTGGATTTGAGATTAGCGAAACCTCGGTCAAGAATATACTCATTAGAAATGGACTTGATCCTGAGCCGGACCTGACAGTCAAATCGACCTGGCATGAGTTCCTCAAGAGCCACTGGGATGTCATAGCTGCATGTGATTTCTTCACGGTAGAATTGCTTTTGAGAGGGCGGTTGGTCAGGTGTATGGTCTTTTTTGTGATTGATCTATCAACCAGAAAGGTCTTCTATACACCCATCAAGCTTCAGCCGGACGGCAAGTATATGAGGCAGGCTGCATGTATCCTCACAGACTTTGAGGATGGCTTCCTGAACGGCAAACGCTACCTGATCCATGATAGGGACCCATTGTTTAAGTCGCACGGATTTCATCAAATTCTAAAAAGCTCAGGCGTAGAACCCATAAAGCTTCCACCACGAAGCCCAGATTTGAATTCCGTCGCAGAACGCTATGTGAAAACAGTAAAATTTGAATGTTTGAACCAGCTTATTTTAACATCAGTAGAACAGCTTGAATACGTTCTCAAAGAATTCGGCCAGTATTATCACCACGAACGCATTCATCAATCATTGGGCGGTTTCATCGAGCCGAAACACAAAATCGATGATAATGCTGAGATTCAATGCATTGAAAGACTCGGTGGTCTTCTGAAATCATACCATCGACTGGCAGCTTAA
- a CDS encoding phosphodiester glycosidase family protein: protein MATDVVTHPFNGVTHIHRSLTTPRRLNINIVVIDLYADGIGFVITPDNGASSGDANPVTTTSFLANSGAQIAINCGFFNMSTYDVLGYVASEGNNYSCFVDYNLWEHWPLPYVSLHLSYWNTPSMIFPAGELPSCLTTPIQQCWNAVPGSEWIVRDGVVVVDNLFAPNPSLAPRTVAGYRENGSELVLATIDGRQTGFSLGMTMTEAAELLVSLGVYQGIAFDGGGSTTLAFADPEPRVVNSPSGGSQRAVPNHLGVYANYSGEAEDYYVFNDFENGYEGTFAFSPGYSGSTQGIDASLSSSKPLQGISWTGQWSEKFIIKDDSLTTNVTENPGGGWFIRWVSGSSASPFQNVFRPLRGYVGFWLKTQTQSLEVSLCIDNDGQMERGLSRAVTPDGYWHCYSWSLDHDSQWQGWIDGDGRLDGNSFTLDSIQIFGPDTDARFYIDAISHNLAGGIDNINSCLQIFKSGDGMAADLNEDCVVDVLDLIILADDWLMQQGGYHFSDFIEMSSKWLQSNYPQ, encoded by the coding sequence ATGGCGACAGATGTGGTAACTCATCCCTTTAATGGCGTAACGCATATTCACCGCAGCTTGACAACTCCAAGACGTTTAAATATTAACATTGTTGTGATAGACTTATATGCCGATGGCATAGGTTTTGTGATTACACCCGATAACGGAGCCTCATCCGGCGATGCCAACCCCGTTACGACAACTTCTTTTCTTGCCAATTCTGGTGCACAGATTGCCATCAATTGTGGTTTTTTTAACATGTCAACCTATGATGTTTTGGGCTATGTTGCTTCGGAGGGCAATAACTACTCCTGTTTTGTTGATTACAACTTATGGGAACATTGGCCCCTGCCATATGTCTCGCTGCACCTGTCATATTGGAACACCCCTTCGATGATTTTCCCTGCGGGCGAGTTGCCCAGCTGTCTTACCACACCTATCCAGCAGTGCTGGAATGCTGTGCCCGGTAGTGAATGGATTGTCCGGGATGGAGTAGTAGTGGTTGACAACCTTTTTGCTCCTAATCCTTCGCTGGCACCGCGTACCGTTGCAGGCTACAGGGAAAATGGAAGCGAGCTGGTGCTGGCAACAATCGACGGCCGTCAGACTGGCTTTAGCCTAGGTATGACAATGACCGAGGCTGCCGAATTGCTGGTTAGCCTTGGTGTGTACCAGGGCATAGCGTTTGACGGTGGCGGTTCAACTACGTTAGCCTTCGCTGACCCGGAACCACGTGTTGTCAATTCTCCATCAGGAGGCTCACAGAGGGCAGTGCCGAACCACCTTGGTGTTTATGCAAACTATAGCGGAGAAGCAGAAGATTATTATGTGTTCAATGATTTTGAAAATGGCTACGAGGGCACTTTTGCATTTTCACCGGGATATTCTGGATCGACACAGGGGATAGATGCATCCCTTTCGAGTTCAAAACCGCTCCAGGGAATTTCCTGGACAGGGCAATGGTCTGAAAAGTTTATCATAAAAGATGATTCGCTGACAACCAACGTTACAGAGAACCCCGGGGGCGGCTGGTTTATCCGGTGGGTTTCAGGCTCCTCTGCAAGTCCGTTTCAGAATGTTTTCAGACCGCTTAGAGGATACGTTGGATTTTGGTTGAAAACTCAAACACAGTCCCTTGAGGTTTCGTTATGTATTGATAACGATGGCCAGATGGAACGGGGCCTCTCAAGAGCAGTTACGCCAGATGGTTACTGGCATTGTTACAGTTGGTCACTTGATCACGATTCGCAGTGGCAGGGTTGGATAGACGGTGATGGAAGACTTGACGGCAATAGCTTTACCCTTGACAGCATACAGATATTCGGCCCTGACACTGATGCCAGGTTTTATATTGATGCAATATCTCACAACCTTGCCGGCGGTATTGATAATATCAACAGCTGCCTGCAAATCTTCAAATCAGGCGATGGGATGGCCGCCGATTTGAATGAAGATTGTGTGGTCGATGTTCTGGACTTAATAATACTGGCAGATGACTGGCTCATGCAGCAGGGCGGATACCACTTCAGCGACTTTATAGAAATGTCGTCAAAGTGGCTCCAATCAAATTATCCGCAATGA
- a CDS encoding ADP-ribosylglycohydrolase family protein, translating to MQEHARYWDQNFPSTDYTKDNAVMVVFGLAIGGTVFSKVIPQNVSMALDNDYTAATAGSIVGAIVGKDGISSHWSEPFNN from the coding sequence ATGCAGGAGCATGCAAGGTACTGGGATCAGAATTTTCCATCCACAGACTATACAAAAGATAACGCTGTTATGGTGGTATTCGGTCTTGCGATAGGTGGGACAGTTTTTTCAAAGGTCATTCCTCAAAACGTTTCTATGGCCCTGGACAACGATTATACCGCCGCGACTGCCGGCAGCATTGTTGGTGCCATAGTCGGTAAAGATGGCATCTCAAGCCATTGGAGTGAACCTTTTAACAATTGA
- a CDS encoding glycoside hydrolase family 20 zincin-like fold domain-containing protein: MRIITVTACIFFTIFTFCVSLNAQQVRRNAEGKVVSFTETVGDMTLHYSSRDGMNLSVAGTSIFTDFAGSGPNSSLAVVSHGWNEKYFTTMTQTYVEKVEFVPYKGGKKIVLHHVCTTDPEQLVTGMETYIMLPQNIFSIEFDLDYKGQTPALFEAKIGGINAMLLAGQEYEVKTGQDTSRAAIPLEAISADLNKSTIARGFDSLIIDTRLGAVEIQSQAGDDMILFDYRKNVWASQLSPIFWLGYLERPFKEDGVKYKTTIKFHMRSEIEPSKKTTSDFQVPLASVPDAVASRWQQDYIMPRPKSLEYIDTSLEVTDSTRIYIGPGNSEVLDNAVEFLLDDLDYYYHIHPQIIREKAPADVKNAIVIGQKHRYPLAAEVCSRKALELPDNDEGYCILSADGNMYIAANTDQGCFYGITTLLQLTDFQDGQLRLKGVRIKDYPSLELRGVHFFSGKNSGSQITNATRNLLAKYKINTLLWECEYVNWDTKKGAEHPLYGMDKREALKVFESVDKNNVEMIPFISSLGHSEWMFVNGKNLDLAEDPDLPYAYCPTNPRTYEFMFSLYEEVLEACVKKPRYFHIGHDEVTIIGRFPYRSAKFGKTASELFFEDTLKVHKWFAKKDIKIAIWGDMLISGSEASSSAHAPNPKESKIRRDSLPKDVLICDWHYEVNPSEKYTSLELFKEDGFKTVGASWYEPENIKNLNKAVIDNDLHGLVQTTWAGFNFAIDGNVKSWHQYWAYLLAAYYSWTGDAFADHELAFCAPQLFHREWYRNSPAIADRQGYCFDLSGLYNRQLKDDDKGSGWLGYGKNFDMSSFPAEKQFFNNTRYLIKPNSVGENVVLMSGNLNPKGDFPSSIMLSFEGVKAGEVKFLFSSAFSNKFNQNIGLISFKYSDKTEQIVNLKYGRNIFAFNDIRVGPDTQIAWVGKNNKDQPVCVHEYSWKNLNPDKTLVSIDIQGEKTDSSIILYAITAVKQED; the protein is encoded by the coding sequence ATGAGAATTATAACGGTTACAGCTTGTATTTTTTTTACGATTTTTACGTTTTGTGTTTCTTTAAATGCTCAGCAGGTCAGGAGGAACGCCGAGGGCAAGGTAGTCTCTTTCACAGAGACTGTTGGTGATATGACTCTTCATTACAGCAGCCGCGACGGAATGAATCTCAGTGTGGCCGGAACTTCAATATTTACCGATTTTGCTGGGTCGGGTCCAAATTCGAGCCTGGCAGTTGTTTCACATGGCTGGAACGAAAAATACTTTACAACTATGACACAGACATATGTTGAAAAGGTCGAGTTTGTCCCGTATAAAGGCGGCAAAAAAATTGTGCTTCACCACGTGTGCACAACTGACCCTGAGCAGTTGGTTACCGGCATGGAAACCTATATAATGCTGCCGCAAAACATCTTCTCAATAGAATTCGATCTGGACTATAAGGGTCAGACGCCTGCATTATTTGAAGCCAAGATAGGCGGTATCAATGCGATGCTTCTGGCTGGTCAGGAATATGAAGTTAAAACCGGCCAAGATACATCAAGGGCTGCCATACCGCTGGAGGCTATCAGTGCAGATTTAAATAAATCAACCATAGCGAGGGGCTTTGACAGTTTGATCATTGACACTCGGCTGGGAGCTGTCGAAATTCAGTCGCAAGCCGGTGATGATATGATACTTTTTGACTATAGAAAAAATGTCTGGGCCAGTCAACTCTCGCCTATATTCTGGTTGGGCTACCTCGAGCGGCCATTCAAGGAAGATGGGGTAAAGTATAAGACAACAATTAAATTTCATATGCGCAGCGAGATTGAGCCTTCTAAAAAAACCACCTCTGATTTTCAGGTACCCCTCGCATCGGTGCCCGATGCGGTAGCTTCACGGTGGCAGCAGGACTATATAATGCCAAGACCAAAGAGCCTCGAATATATCGATACATCGCTTGAAGTTACAGACAGCACACGAATATATATTGGCCCTGGCAACTCAGAAGTGCTTGATAATGCGGTTGAATTTCTGCTCGATGACCTTGATTATTATTACCATATACATCCGCAGATAATTCGAGAAAAAGCACCGGCTGACGTAAAAAATGCCATTGTCATCGGTCAGAAGCATCGTTACCCGCTTGCAGCAGAAGTTTGCAGTCGCAAGGCTCTGGAGCTGCCCGATAATGATGAGGGGTATTGTATTCTCTCGGCTGATGGAAATATGTATATTGCCGCCAATACTGATCAGGGCTGTTTTTATGGCATTACAACACTGCTGCAGTTGACTGACTTTCAAGATGGTCAGTTGAGATTAAAAGGAGTTCGTATTAAGGACTATCCATCGCTTGAGCTTCGTGGTGTGCATTTTTTCTCTGGCAAAAATTCCGGCTCGCAGATCACCAACGCAACACGAAACCTGCTGGCAAAGTATAAGATAAATACCCTGTTGTGGGAATGTGAATATGTGAACTGGGATACCAAAAAAGGAGCCGAACATCCCCTCTACGGCATGGATAAAAGGGAGGCTCTCAAGGTGTTTGAGAGCGTCGATAAAAACAATGTTGAGATGATACCGTTTATATCAAGTCTAGGCCATTCGGAATGGATGTTTGTAAACGGCAAGAATCTTGACCTGGCCGAAGATCCGGATTTACCATATGCATATTGTCCAACTAATCCAAGAACGTATGAGTTTATGTTCAGCCTCTACGAAGAGGTACTTGAGGCCTGTGTAAAGAAGCCTCGTTATTTTCATATTGGCCATGATGAGGTAACGATTATAGGGCGTTTCCCCTACAGAAGTGCCAAATTTGGCAAGACTGCTTCAGAGCTGTTTTTTGAGGATACGCTCAAGGTTCATAAATGGTTTGCAAAGAAGGATATAAAAATCGCTATCTGGGGTGATATGCTGATCTCCGGCAGTGAAGCGAGCAGCTCAGCACACGCGCCTAATCCAAAAGAGTCTAAAATTCGCAGAGATTCACTGCCAAAAGACGTTCTCATCTGCGACTGGCACTATGAAGTAAATCCTTCGGAGAAATACACCTCTCTTGAATTGTTCAAGGAGGATGGCTTCAAGACGGTCGGGGCATCATGGTATGAACCGGAAAATATTAAAAACTTGAATAAGGCCGTTATCGATAATGACCTTCATGGGCTTGTGCAGACGACATGGGCAGGTTTCAATTTTGCAATCGATGGCAATGTCAAAAGCTGGCACCAGTATTGGGCTTATCTGCTGGCAGCTTATTATTCATGGACAGGTGATGCCTTCGCTGATCACGAGCTTGCCTTTTGCGCACCCCAGCTCTTTCACAGGGAGTGGTACCGCAACTCGCCGGCGATAGCAGACCGCCAAGGGTATTGTTTTGACCTAAGCGGGCTCTACAACCGTCAGCTCAAAGACGACGACAAGGGTTCGGGCTGGCTTGGATACGGTAAAAATTTTGATATGTCCTCTTTTCCAGCTGAAAAACAGTTTTTTAATAATACCAGATACTTGATAAAGCCGAATTCCGTTGGAGAAAATGTCGTGCTGATGAGCGGAAACCTGAATCCAAAGGGTGATTTTCCTTCATCTATTATGCTTAGTTTCGAGGGGGTCAAGGCAGGCGAGGTTAAATTTCTCTTCAGTTCTGCTTTCAGCAATAAGTTTAACCAGAATATTGGCCTTATCAGCTTCAAATACAGCGACAAAACAGAGCAAATTGTAAACTTGAAATACGGGAGAAATATATTCGCATTTAATGATATTCGTGTGGGGCCTGATACTCAGATCGCCTGGGTCGGCAAAAATAACAAAGACCAGCCGGTATGTGTTCATGAATACAGCTGGAAAAATTTAAATCCGGACAAAACGCTGGTTTCCATTGACATTCAAGGTGAAAAGACCGATAGTTCAATAATTCTTTACGCAATAACCGCCGTTAAGCAGGAAGATTAA
- a CDS encoding sodium:solute symporter family protein yields MISVSNGMAGLGVISLMYFFQINYDTGFASNWWLMVSGLYGPVAVLLALSGWVIYRYRQTRAMTLPEFFEMRYSRSFRVFAGLVAFTSGILNFGIFPSIGSRFFIFFCDLPFSFSIPGIDWEISTYAFLMVALLAISVFFTFIGGQIAVMFTDFVQGVFTTLVFAVVIGYLFYAFSKTEIAETLLAAPAGHSLVNPFDIGKDANFNPSFYFIAIFMDFYLLLAWQGSAGYNCCAKNPHEAKMAKVLEPWKLRAILPVLLVFLPIAVHVYTEHDNYSSEAMEVKGVTTHRVQTKLKEYALDRNTRWEDYELLSTLDVAESDVLTGLYRKMEDGFVEQDYSSVPALAEKTTEQVGQLAQLYHDKTDEITSQIRLPLVIGKIIPFWLRGLFCAAMLAAFISTHNTYLHSWGAMFMQDVVLPFKKKKVNQKQHLKLLRLAIIGVSVYVFVFSLSFTHSQRIMMYCQITASIFFGGAGTVIIGGLYWKKGTNKAAWLAMACGLLLSIFGIITTQSGLSAIDSAVQMPFWQGLSSFLAKINCNEAFWGLIRFIYSLNSQQFLFMTCCVCILIYIVTSLLTCRTNFNMDKLLHRGRYAVEGDQSESFLAKDTVLTRLGFSRSFTKGDYIIATVSLIWPFVWLAVFILGAVYRKRISDQLWFEFWYYWMWGMYILGLIITVWLTFGGIRDMKDFIKQLKSLSDN; encoded by the coding sequence ATGATTTCAGTTTCAAATGGTATGGCCGGGCTTGGCGTTATATCTTTGATGTACTTTTTTCAGATTAACTATGACACCGGCTTTGCAAGTAACTGGTGGCTTATGGTTTCCGGTCTGTATGGCCCGGTAGCGGTTTTGCTTGCACTCTCAGGTTGGGTTATATACCGATATAGGCAGACCAGGGCAATGACACTTCCAGAGTTTTTTGAGATGAGATACAGCCGCTCATTCAGGGTTTTTGCAGGTCTTGTTGCGTTTACATCCGGGATTTTAAACTTTGGTATCTTTCCTTCGATTGGGTCAAGGTTCTTTATTTTTTTCTGTGATCTGCCGTTTTCGTTCAGTATCCCGGGCATTGACTGGGAGATATCGACATACGCCTTTCTGATGGTTGCCTTGCTGGCTATATCGGTGTTCTTTACCTTTATCGGCGGCCAGATAGCTGTCATGTTTACTGATTTTGTCCAGGGAGTTTTTACAACGCTTGTGTTTGCTGTTGTTATAGGTTATTTGTTCTACGCCTTTTCAAAGACCGAGATAGCCGAAACTCTGCTTGCAGCCCCTGCCGGTCATTCATTGGTAAATCCGTTTGATATTGGCAAGGACGCCAATTTTAACCCGAGCTTTTACTTTATAGCGATCTTTATGGATTTTTATCTGTTGTTGGCATGGCAGGGCTCTGCTGGCTATAACTGCTGTGCAAAGAACCCGCACGAAGCAAAGATGGCAAAGGTCCTTGAGCCGTGGAAGCTTCGGGCGATACTGCCGGTGCTGTTAGTGTTTTTGCCGATAGCCGTTCACGTATATACCGAACACGACAATTATTCTTCCGAGGCCATGGAGGTCAAGGGAGTTACAACCCATCGGGTGCAGACAAAACTCAAGGAATATGCTTTAGACAGGAACACCCGCTGGGAGGATTATGAACTGTTAAGCACGCTCGATGTCGCAGAGTCTGATGTTCTCACCGGCCTGTACAGAAAGATGGAAGATGGATTTGTCGAGCAGGACTATTCTTCCGTACCGGCTTTAGCAGAGAAGACCACCGAGCAGGTCGGCCAGCTGGCACAGTTATATCACGATAAGACCGATGAGATAACAAGCCAGATACGCTTGCCGCTTGTGATTGGCAAGATCATACCATTCTGGCTGAGAGGGCTCTTTTGTGCTGCCATGCTGGCGGCGTTTATAAGCACTCACAATACTTATCTTCATTCCTGGGGTGCTATGTTCATGCAGGATGTTGTACTGCCTTTCAAAAAGAAAAAAGTCAACCAGAAACAGCATTTAAAGCTGCTTCGGCTTGCGATAATTGGCGTGTCGGTTTATGTGTTTGTCTTCAGCCTGAGTTTTACGCATTCTCAGCGGATCATGATGTATTGCCAGATTACAGCTTCGATATTCTTTGGAGGTGCCGGGACGGTAATTATTGGCGGTTTATATTGGAAGAAGGGCACTAACAAGGCGGCCTGGCTTGCAATGGCTTGCGGCCTGTTACTTTCGATTTTTGGAATTATAACAACTCAGTCGGGGCTTTCTGCAATTGACAGTGCGGTGCAAATGCCCTTCTGGCAGGGTCTGAGCAGTTTTCTTGCTAAGATTAACTGTAACGAAGCGTTCTGGGGTCTTATCAGGTTTATTTATAGTCTCAATTCTCAGCAATTTTTATTCATGACCTGCTGTGTATGTATTCTGATTTATATTGTTACATCGCTGCTTACATGCAGAACAAATTTCAATATGGACAAGCTGCTCCACAGGGGCCGCTATGCGGTAGAGGGCGACCAGAGCGAGAGCTTTCTGGCAAAGGATACCGTCTTGACACGGCTTGGTTTTTCACGCAGTTTTACAAAAGGCGACTATATTATAGCTACAGTGTCATTGATATGGCCTTTTGTCTGGCTGGCGGTGTTCATATTGGGCGCTGTTTATAGAAAACGTATTAGCGATCAGCTCTGGTTTGAGTTCTGGTATTACTGGATGTGGGGTATGTATATACTCGGCTTGATAATAACCGTCTGGTTGACTTTTGGCGGCATCAGGGATATGAAGGATTTTATCAAACAACTCAAATCTTTGTCGGATAATTAG
- a CDS encoding Gfo/Idh/MocA family protein, giving the protein MNNIKIGIIGCGLRIRQVAHGLMKHTNRVEVVALNDISEQSIEQTCEYLDIKPKVYASYEKLVSNPEIDWVLVGSWNSFHLEHVLSAFENNKNVFCEKPLATDLEGCIKIYQAWRTTDKQFMIGFTLRYSPHYMRIKETLDSGLIGSIVSFEFNETLDFNHGGYIMGGWRSLIKNSGTHLLEKCCHDIDIANWLSNSRPARVASFGGLNIFKPCNEHWIEKLGVNTEGKKAFYAWGQPNNPFLNEKDIIDNQVTIMEFENGVRSTFHTNCSSAIPERRIYILGEEGAIRADAITGKIEVRRIGFDEQFKDISTSVKGSHAGGDDFLCKSLSEAVLNLKESPTGMSDALISAATCFGVDKAMDDGVVYDMNPVWQKVDRVLNQAE; this is encoded by the coding sequence ATGAACAATATCAAAATTGGCATTATTGGTTGTGGTCTGCGAATACGTCAGGTTGCCCATGGACTGATGAAGCACACCAACAGGGTTGAGGTAGTTGCGCTTAACGATATTTCAGAGCAGTCAATCGAGCAGACATGCGAATATCTAGATATAAAACCCAAAGTTTATGCCAGCTATGAAAAGCTGGTAAGCAATCCTGAGATAGACTGGGTGCTGGTTGGTTCGTGGAATAGTTTTCACCTCGAGCATGTACTTTCGGCATTTGAAAACAATAAAAATGTTTTTTGCGAAAAGCCCCTCGCCACCGATCTTGAGGGCTGTATAAAAATCTATCAGGCCTGGAGAACCACTGACAAGCAGTTTATGATAGGCTTTACCCTACGATATTCGCCTCACTACATGAGGATTAAAGAAACTCTGGATTCGGGTCTGATTGGCTCGATTGTGAGTTTTGAGTTCAACGAGACGCTGGATTTCAACCATGGCGGCTATATTATGGGCGGTTGGAGGAGCCTGATAAAAAATTCGGGTACTCACCTGCTTGAAAAATGCTGTCATGATATTGATATTGCCAACTGGCTGAGTAATTCAAGGCCCGCAAGGGTTGCAAGCTTTGGCGGGCTTAACATATTCAAGCCCTGCAATGAGCATTGGATTGAGAAGCTCGGAGTAAACACCGAGGGCAAAAAAGCTTTTTACGCCTGGGGCCAGCCCAACAATCCATTCTTAAATGAAAAGGATATCATAGATAATCAGGTCACAATAATGGAATTTGAAAATGGTGTTCGCAGCACTTTTCACACAAACTGCTCTTCGGCAATACCCGAGCGGAGGATTTATATCCTCGGCGAGGAGGGGGCAATTAGGGCTGACGCAATCACCGGCAAGATTGAAGTGCGTAGAATAGGCTTTGATGAGCAATTCAAAGATATAAGCACATCGGTTAAGGGCAGTCACGCCGGCGGCGATGATTTCCTCTGTAAGAGCCTCTCGGAAGCTGTACTGAATTTAAAAGAGTCGCCTACAGGCATGTCAGATGCGTTGATCTCGGCGGCCACCTGCTTTGGTGTTGACAAGGCCATGGATGATGGTGTTGTTTACGATATGAACCCTGTATGGCAAAAGGTTGACAGGGTGCTCAATCAAGCTGAATGA
- a CDS encoding DUF4434 domain-containing protein: MITGTFIDEITHDIPSSNWGPLEWEADFRAMKMIGIDTVIVIRNGYKDFATFKSSVIQKHNSYVCAPDDLLGLFLGLADKYSMSLFFGTYDSGKYWMEGQYQLEVDINKAFTEEVVDKYGHHESFKGWYISHEIDTYNPAVMKVYRQLGRHLKDLKDMPILISPYIHGKKQFAENPITLAEHEKSWDRVFAEIKDCVDVVAFQDGNVDFSELLDYLHVNASLARKYGLKSWTNVETFDRDKPIKFPPVSWPVLHRKMEAATEAGVDKLITFEFSHFMSPNSTYLAARNLYSRYCNWLEKKGDLDQMNADKYSASGKFGNDFVDKTLASSRVTG; this comes from the coding sequence ATGATCACCGGAACATTTATTGACGAGATTACCCACGATATACCCTCTTCCAACTGGGGGCCATTAGAATGGGAGGCAGATTTTCGTGCAATGAAAATGATTGGCATAGATACTGTTATTGTAATACGTAACGGATATAAGGATTTTGCGACTTTTAAGTCCTCTGTTATTCAAAAACATAACAGCTATGTCTGTGCACCTGATGATTTGCTGGGTCTTTTTCTTGGCCTTGCCGATAAATATTCGATGAGTCTCTTTTTTGGCACCTATGACAGTGGCAAATACTGGATGGAGGGCCAATACCAGCTCGAAGTTGATATAAATAAGGCATTTACAGAAGAAGTTGTCGACAAATATGGCCACCATGAGTCATTTAAGGGCTGGTATATCAGCCATGAGATTGATACCTATAACCCCGCTGTAATGAAGGTTTATCGTCAGCTTGGACGCCACCTCAAGGACTTAAAGGATATGCCCATTCTCATATCACCATATATCCATGGGAAGAAACAATTTGCAGAAAACCCCATCACCCTGGCAGAACACGAGAAGTCATGGGATAGAGTTTTTGCTGAAATAAAAGACTGCGTAGATGTTGTAGCGTTTCAGGATGGCAATGTTGATTTTTCTGAATTGCTTGATTATCTACATGTAAATGCTTCTCTTGCAAGAAAATATGGCCTCAAGAGCTGGACTAACGTTGAGACTTTTGACCGTGATAAGCCGATTAAGTTTCCGCCTGTAAGCTGGCCCGTTCTGCATCGTAAGATGGAGGCGGCTACAGAGGCTGGAGTTGATAAGTTGATAACGTTTGAATTTTCTCACTTCATGAGTCCGAATTCTACATACCTAGCGGCCAGAAACCTCTACAGCAGGTACTGCAACTGGCTCGAAAAAAAAGGCGATCTCGACCAGATGAATGCGGACAAATATTCTGCCAGTGGTAAATTTGGCAATGATTTTGTGGATAAAACTCTGGCAAGCTCCAGGGTTACAGGCTAA